A region from the Medicago truncatula cultivar Jemalong A17 chromosome 6, MtrunA17r5.0-ANR, whole genome shotgun sequence genome encodes:
- the LOC25495793 gene encoding alpha-L-arabinofuranosidase 1 isoform X1, whose protein sequence is MSSFFSFSQLQILSFSNNVISVHLKAIYLLCIILMAFDPTEAQTAKLVINASRSSGKQIPDTFMGVFFEEINHAGAGGLWAELVNNRGFEAEGEKVPSSLHPWEVIGDKPAIVVSIDQTSVFQRNRNALRMEVHCDRSSSCLPDGVGISNPGFWGMNIEKGKKYKVVFYVRSTEGIDLKVSFVGTNGGKLASSDISGVGVNASTWRRVERVLEATETNHYSSLQITATRKGTVWLDQVSAMPLDTYKGHGFRMNLFQMVAELKPRIFRFPGGCYVEGNVLKNAFQWKQTIGPWENRPGHYGDVWDYWTDDGFGFFEGLQLAEDLNALPIWVFNNGISHSEQVNVSAISPSVQDALDGIEFAIGSPTSRWGSIRASMGHPKPFDLRYVAVGNEDCDIDKLRPFYLENYPIFYDSIKRAYPNIQIITNCDASKHQLPHPADLYDYHQYPQTAEDMFHKAKELDSSPRVGPKAFVSEYALNGGDAGNGTLLAAVAEAGFLIGLEKNSDVVSMVNYAPLFVNANNRSWTPDAIVFDSYQVYGTPSYWLIKLFKESSGATFLNSTLQTNSPTLAASAISWKSPVDGKSVLRIKVANLDKKAVIIEISIEGLESSVSFSKLTKTVLTSSNPMDENSFSEPNKVVPKESLIQNAGKIINVHIDPVSVTSFDFNM, encoded by the exons ATGTCATCTTTCTTCAGCTTTTCTCAGCTACAAATCCTTTCTTTCTCCAACAATGTCATCTCAG TGCACTTGAAAGCCATATATCTATTATGTATCATTTTGATGGCATTCGATCCAACTGAGGCTCAAACAGCCAAGTTGGTCATCAATGCTTCTAGGTCATCAGGGAAGCAAATCCCTGATACCTTCATGGGAGTGTTTTTCGAG GAGATTAATCACGCTGGTGCTGGTGGACTTTGGGCGGAGCTCGTAAACAACAGAGGTTTTGAAGCTGAGGGAGAAAAAGTTCCTTCCAGTTTGCATCCATGGGAAGTTATTGGAGACAAACCGGCAATTGTTGTATCTATTGACCAGACTTCCGTCTTCCAGCGTAACAGGAATGCATTGAGGATGGAAGTACACTGTGACCGCTCCAGTTCATGCCTACCTGATGGGGTTGGCATCTCTAATCCTGGATTCTGGGGCATG AATATTGAGAAGGGGAAGAAATACAAAGTGGTTTTTTATGTTCGTTCAACAGAAGGAATTGATCTAAAAGTTTCATTTGTTGGAACAAATGGTGGAAAATTGGCTTCAAGTGACATCAG TGGTGTTGGTGTAAATGCATCAACATGGAGAAGGGTGGAACGTGTGCTGGAGGCCACCGAAACTAACCACTACTCAAGCCTTCAAATTACGGCAACCAGGAAAGGGACTGTGTGGTTAGACCAAGTATCGGCTATGCCGTTGGACACTTATAAG GGACATGGCTTCCGTATGAATCTTTTTCAAATGGTGGCAGAGTTAAAACCAAGAATATTTAGATTTCCAG GTGGTTGCTATGTTGAAGGAAATGTGTTAAAAAACGCGTTTCAATGGAAACAAACAATTGGACCTTGGGAGAACAGACCTGGTCACTATGGCGATGTTTGGGATTATTGGACGGATGATGGGTTTGGTTTTTTTGAGGGTCTCCAA CTAGCAGAAGATCTTAATGCACTGCCAATATGGGTTTTTAATAATG GTATCAGCCATAGTGAACAAGTTAATGTCTCTGCCATTTCACCATCTGTACAA gATGCCCTTGATGGTATTGAGTTTGCTATAGGAAGTCCCACTTCAAGGTGGGGTTCCATCAGAGCTTCTATGGGACACCCTAAACCTTTCGACCTAAGATATGTAGCGGTCGGAAATGAAGACTGTGACATTGACAAACTCAGACCTTTCTATCTAG AAAATTACCCGATTTTCTATGATTCAATCAAACGGGCCTACCCAAATATCCAAATCATCACAAattgtgatgcatctaagcacCAATTACCTCACCCAGCCGATCTTTATGATTATCAT CAATACCCACAAACTGCCGAAGATATGTTTCACAAGGCTAAAGAGTTAGATTCTTCGCCCCGTGTTGGTCCTAAG GCTTTTGTGAGTGAGTATGCTTTAAATGGAGGAGATGCTGGAAATGGAACCCTATTGGCAGCTGTAGCAGAAGCTGGGTTCCTTATTGGCTTAGAGAAAAATAG TGATGTTGTTAGCATGGTTAATTATGCGCCCCTCTTTGTGAATGCCAATAACAGGAG CTGGACTCCAGATGCAATTGTATTTGATTCTTACCAAGTTTATGGAACTCCAAGCTATTGGTTGATTAAGCTTTTCAAGGAATCAAGTGGAGCCACATTTTTAAATTCAACTCTTCAGACTAATTCTCCTACACTTGCTGCATCTGCAATTTCATGGAAATCTCCTGTAGATGGTAAATCAGTTTTAAGGATTAAG GTTGCAAACTTGGACAAGAAAGCAGTGATTATTGAGATTTCTATTGAAGGGTTGGAATCAAGTGTGAGTTTTTCAAAGTTAACAAAAACAGTGCTAACATCATCCAATCCAATGGATGAGAACTCTTTTTCAGAGCCAAACAAG
- the LOC25495793 gene encoding alpha-L-arabinofuranosidase 1 isoform X2, with protein MAFDPTEAQTAKLVINASRSSGKQIPDTFMGVFFEEINHAGAGGLWAELVNNRGFEAEGEKVPSSLHPWEVIGDKPAIVVSIDQTSVFQRNRNALRMEVHCDRSSSCLPDGVGISNPGFWGMNIEKGKKYKVVFYVRSTEGIDLKVSFVGTNGGKLASSDISGVGVNASTWRRVERVLEATETNHYSSLQITATRKGTVWLDQVSAMPLDTYKGHGFRMNLFQMVAELKPRIFRFPGGCYVEGNVLKNAFQWKQTIGPWENRPGHYGDVWDYWTDDGFGFFEGLQLAEDLNALPIWVFNNGISHSEQVNVSAISPSVQDALDGIEFAIGSPTSRWGSIRASMGHPKPFDLRYVAVGNEDCDIDKLRPFYLENYPIFYDSIKRAYPNIQIITNCDASKHQLPHPADLYDYHQYPQTAEDMFHKAKELDSSPRVGPKAFVSEYALNGGDAGNGTLLAAVAEAGFLIGLEKNSDVVSMVNYAPLFVNANNRSWTPDAIVFDSYQVYGTPSYWLIKLFKESSGATFLNSTLQTNSPTLAASAISWKSPVDGKSVLRIKVANLDKKAVIIEISIEGLESSVSFSKLTKTVLTSSNPMDENSFSEPNKVVPKESLIQNAGKIINVHIDPVSVTSFDFNM; from the exons ATGGCATTCGATCCAACTGAGGCTCAAACAGCCAAGTTGGTCATCAATGCTTCTAGGTCATCAGGGAAGCAAATCCCTGATACCTTCATGGGAGTGTTTTTCGAG GAGATTAATCACGCTGGTGCTGGTGGACTTTGGGCGGAGCTCGTAAACAACAGAGGTTTTGAAGCTGAGGGAGAAAAAGTTCCTTCCAGTTTGCATCCATGGGAAGTTATTGGAGACAAACCGGCAATTGTTGTATCTATTGACCAGACTTCCGTCTTCCAGCGTAACAGGAATGCATTGAGGATGGAAGTACACTGTGACCGCTCCAGTTCATGCCTACCTGATGGGGTTGGCATCTCTAATCCTGGATTCTGGGGCATG AATATTGAGAAGGGGAAGAAATACAAAGTGGTTTTTTATGTTCGTTCAACAGAAGGAATTGATCTAAAAGTTTCATTTGTTGGAACAAATGGTGGAAAATTGGCTTCAAGTGACATCAG TGGTGTTGGTGTAAATGCATCAACATGGAGAAGGGTGGAACGTGTGCTGGAGGCCACCGAAACTAACCACTACTCAAGCCTTCAAATTACGGCAACCAGGAAAGGGACTGTGTGGTTAGACCAAGTATCGGCTATGCCGTTGGACACTTATAAG GGACATGGCTTCCGTATGAATCTTTTTCAAATGGTGGCAGAGTTAAAACCAAGAATATTTAGATTTCCAG GTGGTTGCTATGTTGAAGGAAATGTGTTAAAAAACGCGTTTCAATGGAAACAAACAATTGGACCTTGGGAGAACAGACCTGGTCACTATGGCGATGTTTGGGATTATTGGACGGATGATGGGTTTGGTTTTTTTGAGGGTCTCCAA CTAGCAGAAGATCTTAATGCACTGCCAATATGGGTTTTTAATAATG GTATCAGCCATAGTGAACAAGTTAATGTCTCTGCCATTTCACCATCTGTACAA gATGCCCTTGATGGTATTGAGTTTGCTATAGGAAGTCCCACTTCAAGGTGGGGTTCCATCAGAGCTTCTATGGGACACCCTAAACCTTTCGACCTAAGATATGTAGCGGTCGGAAATGAAGACTGTGACATTGACAAACTCAGACCTTTCTATCTAG AAAATTACCCGATTTTCTATGATTCAATCAAACGGGCCTACCCAAATATCCAAATCATCACAAattgtgatgcatctaagcacCAATTACCTCACCCAGCCGATCTTTATGATTATCAT CAATACCCACAAACTGCCGAAGATATGTTTCACAAGGCTAAAGAGTTAGATTCTTCGCCCCGTGTTGGTCCTAAG GCTTTTGTGAGTGAGTATGCTTTAAATGGAGGAGATGCTGGAAATGGAACCCTATTGGCAGCTGTAGCAGAAGCTGGGTTCCTTATTGGCTTAGAGAAAAATAG TGATGTTGTTAGCATGGTTAATTATGCGCCCCTCTTTGTGAATGCCAATAACAGGAG CTGGACTCCAGATGCAATTGTATTTGATTCTTACCAAGTTTATGGAACTCCAAGCTATTGGTTGATTAAGCTTTTCAAGGAATCAAGTGGAGCCACATTTTTAAATTCAACTCTTCAGACTAATTCTCCTACACTTGCTGCATCTGCAATTTCATGGAAATCTCCTGTAGATGGTAAATCAGTTTTAAGGATTAAG GTTGCAAACTTGGACAAGAAAGCAGTGATTATTGAGATTTCTATTGAAGGGTTGGAATCAAGTGTGAGTTTTTCAAAGTTAACAAAAACAGTGCTAACATCATCCAATCCAATGGATGAGAACTCTTTTTCAGAGCCAAACAAG